In one Pseudomonas sp. R84 genomic region, the following are encoded:
- a CDS encoding polysaccharide biosynthesis tyrosine autokinase translates to MQLPSVIGTRDNDQDSIDLLGIFGSLIDQKWLIGALTGAFMVTGVAYAVLATPVYLANALVQVEPKKNDMLGFSDLNSMLGGQSPSVTEIGIIKSRAVIGKTVDDLRLDIDVTPNTFPMIGGFLARCYRGETETSVAAPRFGLNSYAWGGERLEFARLNLPKELLGKKLTLIAGEQKHFQLLDDNDNLLVEGIAGEAFSQDGVEGQISQLLANPGTSFEVVRNPRIVTIQGYQDALDISEQGKESGIIKLALASSDAAEAVKILNKIAALYVDQNVRRTSAEAAQSLAFLQSQLPQVKRDLAKASDALNAYQTHGKTVNISLETQSVLGQSVALETRISELKMQQAEMDRKFTKQHPAYRALMSQIGELTQQQKSLEGKVGDLPATQQELLNLTRDVEVASQIYTQLLNKSQELDIVRAGAVGNVRLVDAADVDLTSPVKPKKALIVLIATFLGAFVGVALVLLRKSLSRGLEGPEAIEQLGLPVYASIPYSALQDEEDNKKGRARDGVDKPAYLLALRNPTDLSIESIRSLRTCLHFAGLDSTNNRIMISGPSPQVGKTFVSSNLAAVMALSGQRVVLIDADMRKGHLHKTLNTPITNGLSDLLVKRCSIDQAINKVEIDNLHFISRGQVPPNPSELLMHGNFRDLLAELSERYDLVIIDTPPLLAVTDAAIVGREAGISLIVTRFGVNPAKEIELTIRRFAQNGIELKGAVFNGVEKRAASYYGNGGNGYYNYEYASDKS, encoded by the coding sequence ATGCAGTTACCGTCCGTCATCGGCACCCGCGACAATGATCAAGACAGTATTGATCTTCTCGGCATATTCGGCAGTTTGATCGACCAGAAATGGTTGATCGGCGCGCTCACCGGCGCGTTTATGGTCACCGGTGTGGCCTACGCAGTGTTGGCCACGCCCGTGTACCTGGCGAATGCGCTGGTGCAGGTCGAGCCGAAAAAGAACGACATGCTCGGTTTCTCCGACCTCAACAGCATGCTCGGTGGGCAATCGCCGTCGGTGACCGAAATCGGCATCATCAAATCCCGCGCGGTGATCGGCAAAACCGTCGACGACCTGCGTCTGGACATCGATGTCACCCCCAACACCTTCCCGATGATTGGCGGCTTTCTCGCCCGGTGTTATCGCGGCGAGACCGAAACCAGCGTTGCTGCGCCGCGTTTCGGCCTGAACAGTTACGCCTGGGGCGGTGAGCGTCTGGAGTTCGCCCGGCTCAATCTGCCGAAAGAACTGCTGGGCAAGAAGCTCACCCTGATTGCCGGCGAACAGAAGCACTTCCAGTTACTCGATGACAACGACAACCTGCTGGTAGAAGGTATCGCCGGCGAAGCGTTCTCGCAGGACGGCGTAGAAGGGCAGATCAGCCAGTTGCTGGCCAACCCCGGCACCAGTTTCGAGGTGGTGCGCAACCCACGGATCGTGACCATTCAGGGTTATCAGGATGCACTGGATATCTCCGAGCAGGGCAAGGAGTCGGGGATTATCAAACTGGCGCTGGCCAGCAGCGACGCCGCTGAAGCGGTGAAGATCCTCAACAAGATCGCCGCGCTGTACGTCGATCAGAACGTGCGCCGCACCTCGGCGGAAGCGGCGCAGAGTCTGGCTTTTCTGCAGAGCCAGTTGCCGCAGGTCAAACGTGATCTGGCCAAGGCCAGCGATGCGCTGAACGCCTACCAGACCCACGGCAAGACCGTGAACATCTCGCTGGAAACCCAGTCGGTACTCGGTCAGTCGGTGGCGCTGGAAACGCGGATCTCCGAGCTGAAAATGCAGCAGGCGGAGATGGACCGCAAGTTCACCAAACAGCACCCGGCCTATCGCGCGCTGATGAGCCAGATCGGCGAACTGACCCAGCAACAGAAGTCGCTGGAAGGCAAGGTCGGCGATCTGCCTGCCACGCAACAAGAGCTGCTCAACCTGACCCGCGATGTCGAAGTGGCCTCGCAGATCTACACGCAGTTGCTGAACAAATCCCAGGAGCTGGACATCGTCCGCGCCGGTGCCGTGGGTAACGTGCGTCTGGTCGACGCGGCGGATGTCGACCTGACCAGCCCGGTCAAACCGAAAAAAGCCCTGATTGTGCTGATTGCTACCTTCCTCGGTGCCTTTGTCGGTGTAGCTCTGGTGTTGCTGCGCAAATCCCTGAGCCGTGGTCTGGAAGGCCCGGAAGCCATCGAGCAATTGGGCTTGCCGGTGTACGCGTCGATTCCGTACAGCGCCTTGCAGGATGAAGAAGACAACAAAAAAGGCCGCGCCCGCGACGGTGTCGACAAACCGGCGTACCTGTTGGCCCTGCGTAACCCGACAGATCTGTCGATCGAATCGATCCGCAGCCTGCGCACCTGCCTGCATTTCGCCGGGCTCGATTCGACCAACAACCGCATCATGATTTCCGGGCCGAGCCCGCAGGTCGGCAAGACCTTTGTCTCGTCCAACCTCGCCGCCGTCATGGCCCTGAGCGGCCAGCGCGTGGTGCTGATCGATGCCGACATGCGCAAAGGTCACCTGCACAAAACCCTCAACACACCGATCACCAACGGCTTGTCCGATCTGCTGGTCAAGCGCTGCAGCATCGATCAGGCGATCAACAAGGTCGAAATCGACAACCTGCACTTCATCAGTCGCGGCCAGGTACCGCCCAATCCCTCCGAGCTGCTGATGCACGGCAACTTCCGCGATTTGCTCGCCGAACTGAGCGAGCGCTACGACCTGGTGATCATCGATACGCCGCCGCTGCTGGCGGTGACTGATGCGGCCATCGTCGGCCGTGAAGCAGGGATCAGCCTGATCGTCACGCGCTTCGGGGTGAACCCGGCCAAAGAGATCGAACTGACCATCCGCCGCTTCGCGCAGAACGGCATCGAGTTGAAAGGCGCGGTGTTCAACGGCGTCGAGAAGCGTGCCGCCAGTTACTACGGCAACGGCGGCAACGGTTATTACAACTACGAATACGCGTCCGACAAATCCTGA
- a CDS encoding low molecular weight protein-tyrosine-phosphatase, whose amino-acid sequence MFRKILVVCVGNICRSPTAELMLRNALAPSAITVSSAGLSARVGEGVEASARQVLEDHGHSAEGFTARQLTADIVNESDLILVMEKQHVNQVLKIASHARGKVFLLGKWQSEREIQDPYRQGKAAFIHAHALIEDAVSSWAQRLAR is encoded by the coding sequence TTGTTCAGAAAGATCCTTGTCGTTTGCGTGGGCAATATATGCCGTAGTCCGACGGCAGAACTGATGCTGCGTAACGCGCTCGCTCCTTCAGCGATCACTGTCTCCTCCGCAGGCCTGTCGGCGCGGGTGGGCGAGGGCGTAGAGGCGTCCGCCCGGCAAGTGCTCGAAGACCATGGGCATAGCGCCGAAGGCTTCACGGCACGCCAATTGACCGCGGACATAGTCAATGAATCAGACCTGATTCTGGTCATGGAAAAACAGCATGTTAATCAAGTATTGAAGATTGCCTCTCATGCGAGGGGCAAAGTATTTCTGCTCGGCAAGTGGCAGAGCGAGCGTGAAATACAAGATCCGTATCGTCAAGGCAAGGCCGCTTTTATTCATGCCCATGCATTGATTGAAGATGCTGTCAGCTCATGGGCACAACGCCTCGCGCGTTGA
- a CDS encoding cellulase family glycosylhydrolase encodes MKSTHLKRLSALALIVLSATTQVHASETFPNLPAKNIGVQVKIQNFSAADAAQIKSAGFGFVRFGVWSDSLTAKAYQKQVSDAFAAAQSAGLPVLLTVRAIKALPATSSAELTTAGERFGNAVTGLQQSYGKQLVAIELWNEPDLETYWPTRNFDTTFVPFMSGVCKALQDQPPSTPVIGYGFARPPSAGSASTVALNRIVSEYPKCLSAVSYHPYGMTATQISNAQNFIQQNFHLPGVISEWGISALASNGGPEGQASKINAFIGDVKKLKIPLTSIYEWKNSDSGSNDREKNFGLLTSDGQPKPARMSVEALLNAE; translated from the coding sequence ATGAAATCAACACATCTCAAAAGACTCAGCGCGCTGGCGCTGATAGTGCTGAGTGCAACGACTCAGGTGCACGCCAGCGAGACGTTTCCCAACCTTCCGGCCAAGAACATCGGTGTTCAGGTAAAGATCCAGAACTTCTCCGCCGCTGACGCCGCACAGATCAAATCCGCAGGCTTCGGTTTTGTCCGCTTCGGTGTGTGGAGCGACAGCCTGACGGCCAAGGCTTATCAGAAACAGGTCAGCGATGCCTTTGCGGCCGCCCAGTCTGCGGGCTTGCCGGTGTTGCTGACTGTCCGCGCGATCAAGGCGCTGCCCGCGACATCGAGCGCCGAGCTAACCACTGCCGGTGAACGCTTCGGCAACGCCGTGACCGGGCTGCAACAGTCATACGGCAAGCAACTGGTGGCGATCGAGCTATGGAATGAGCCGGACCTGGAAACCTATTGGCCGACGCGCAATTTCGACACGACGTTTGTGCCGTTCATGAGCGGCGTGTGCAAGGCGCTGCAGGATCAACCGCCATCTACGCCGGTGATCGGCTACGGCTTCGCCCGGCCGCCCAGCGCCGGTTCTGCTTCAACGGTGGCGCTGAACCGCATCGTCAGCGAATACCCGAAATGCCTGAGCGCGGTGTCCTATCACCCGTATGGCATGACGGCCACGCAGATCAGCAACGCGCAAAACTTCATTCAGCAGAACTTCCATCTGCCGGGGGTCATCAGTGAATGGGGCATCTCGGCGCTTGCCTCCAACGGCGGGCCTGAAGGCCAGGCGAGCAAGATCAACGCGTTTATCGGCGATGTTAAAAAACTCAAGATTCCACTGACATCCATCTATGAATGGAAAAACAGTGATTCCGGCAGTAACGATCGCGAGAAGAACTTCGGCCTGCTGACTTCCGACGGTCAGCCGAAACCGGCGCGAATGTCGGTCGAAGCCTTGTTGAACGCCGAGTAA
- the tal gene encoding transaldolase, with product MTSKLEQLKQFTTVVADTGDFEAISRVKPVDATTNPSLLLKAAAIPAYAELLNACVSDCKGDVGLASDRFGVAVGQEILKVIPGRISTEVDARLSFDKDAVLKRAHRLIELYDKAGIGRDRVLIKIASTWEGIRAAEVLEKEGIQTNLTLLFSFAQAAACADAGVFLISPFVGRIYDWYKKANGNDYTGADDPGVQSVTRIYNYYKSNDYKTVVMGASFRNLNQIEQLAGCDRLTISPDLIDKLAADNGKLERKLAPGNAGEARLSLNEAQFRWLSNEDAMATEKLAEGIRQFARDQEKLEALLQAKL from the coding sequence ATGACTTCCAAGCTGGAACAACTCAAACAATTCACCACCGTTGTGGCCGATACCGGCGACTTCGAAGCGATCTCCCGGGTCAAACCGGTCGACGCCACCACCAACCCTTCCCTGCTGCTCAAAGCGGCGGCCATTCCGGCCTACGCCGAGCTGCTGAACGCTTGCGTCAGCGACTGCAAGGGCGATGTCGGCCTGGCCAGCGACCGTTTCGGCGTCGCGGTCGGCCAGGAAATTCTCAAAGTCATTCCGGGCCGTATCTCCACTGAAGTGGATGCGCGCCTGTCGTTTGACAAGGATGCCGTGCTGAAACGCGCGCATCGCTTGATCGAGCTGTACGACAAAGCCGGCATTGGCCGTGATCGCGTACTGATCAAGATCGCCTCGACCTGGGAAGGCATCCGCGCCGCGGAAGTGCTGGAGAAGGAAGGCATCCAGACCAACCTGACCCTGCTGTTCTCCTTCGCCCAGGCCGCCGCTTGCGCCGACGCTGGCGTGTTTCTGATTTCGCCATTCGTGGGCCGTATCTACGACTGGTACAAGAAAGCCAACGGCAACGACTACACCGGCGCCGATGATCCGGGCGTACAGTCGGTCACCCGCATCTACAACTACTACAAGTCCAATGACTACAAGACCGTGGTCATGGGCGCGAGCTTCCGTAACCTCAACCAGATCGAGCAACTGGCCGGCTGCGACCGTCTGACCATCAGCCCGGACCTGATCGACAAGCTGGCAGCCGATAACGGCAAGCTGGAGCGCAAACTGGCCCCGGGCAACGCCGGTGAAGCCCGTCTGAGCCTCAACGAAGCGCAATTCCGCTGGCTGTCCAACGAAGACGCAATGGCCACCGAGAAACTGGCTGAGGGCATCCGTCAGTTTGCTCGCGACCAGGAGAAGCTTGAGGCGCTGTTGCAGGCCAAGCTGTGA
- the rssC gene encoding anti-sigma factor antagonist RssC — protein MSTGRIQFAEQDGTFVLKFVGEVRLTLCSALDATIEKIFTALNFNAIVIDLTETRSIDSTTLGLLAKLSILSRQKVGLLPTVVTTHEDITRLLQSMGFEQVFNIVNHPVPCPECLDDLPDQDQSEEVVRIKVLEAHKILMGLNDSNREAFHDLVNALERH, from the coding sequence ATGAGTACCGGTAGAATCCAGTTCGCCGAGCAGGACGGCACCTTCGTCCTGAAGTTCGTCGGTGAAGTTCGCCTGACCCTGTGTTCGGCGTTGGATGCGACTATTGAGAAAATCTTCACCGCGCTGAATTTCAACGCGATCGTGATCGATTTGACCGAAACCCGCAGCATCGACAGCACGACGTTGGGTCTGTTGGCCAAACTGTCGATCCTGTCGCGGCAGAAGGTCGGCCTGCTGCCGACTGTCGTCACCACCCACGAAGACATTACCCGTCTGCTGCAATCGATGGGGTTCGAGCAGGTGTTCAACATCGTCAACCACCCGGTGCCATGCCCGGAGTGCCTGGACGACCTGCCGGATCAGGACCAGTCGGAAGAAGTGGTGCGGATCAAGGTGCTCGAAGCGCACAAGATCCTCATGGGCCTCAACGATTCCAATCGTGAAGCGTTCCATGACCTGGTGAATGCCCTCGAAAGACACTGA
- the rssB gene encoding two-component system response regulator RssB: MPKTSATLLIIDDDEVVRASLAAYLEDSGFSVLQASNGQQGLQVFEQDTPDLVICDLRMPQMGGLELIRQVTERSPQTPVIVVSGAGVMNDAVEALRLGAADYLIKPLEDLAVLEHSVRRALDRARLLLENQRYREKLEKANRELEASLNLLQEDQNAGRQVQMNMLPESPWSIDEFRFAHQIIPSLYLSGDFVDYFRVDERRVAFYLADVSGHGASSAFVTVLLKFMTTRLLFESKRNGTLPEFKPSEVLGHINRGLISCKLGKHVTMVGGVIDEETGLLTYSIGGHLPLPVLYTPDSVRYLEGRGLPVGLFNEATYEDHVLELPPTFSLTLMSDGILDLLPEPTLKEKEAALPQRVKSAGGSLDGLRQVFGLATLGEMPDDIALLVLSRNL, from the coding sequence ATGCCAAAAACCAGTGCCACGCTGCTGATAATCGATGATGACGAAGTAGTGCGCGCGAGCCTCGCGGCCTATTTGGAAGACAGTGGTTTCAGCGTCCTGCAGGCCAGCAACGGCCAACAGGGTCTTCAGGTATTCGAGCAAGACACGCCCGACCTGGTCATCTGCGATCTGCGCATGCCGCAGATGGGCGGTCTCGAACTGATCCGTCAGGTCACCGAGCGGTCACCGCAGACGCCGGTGATCGTGGTCTCGGGTGCCGGCGTGATGAACGACGCGGTCGAGGCTTTGCGCCTGGGCGCCGCGGACTACCTGATCAAGCCTCTCGAAGATCTGGCTGTGCTCGAGCACTCTGTGCGCCGGGCCCTGGATCGTGCGCGCCTGCTGCTGGAAAACCAGCGCTACCGCGAGAAGCTGGAAAAGGCCAACCGCGAGCTTGAGGCCAGCCTGAACCTGCTCCAGGAAGACCAGAACGCCGGTCGCCAGGTGCAGATGAACATGCTGCCGGAAAGCCCATGGAGCATCGACGAGTTCAGGTTTGCCCACCAGATCATCCCGTCGTTGTACCTGTCGGGTGATTTTGTCGACTATTTCCGTGTCGACGAGCGCCGGGTCGCGTTTTACCTGGCGGATGTCTCCGGTCATGGCGCCTCTTCAGCCTTTGTCACCGTGCTGCTGAAGTTCATGACCACGCGCCTGCTGTTCGAATCCAAGCGCAACGGCACATTGCCGGAATTCAAGCCTTCCGAAGTCCTTGGTCATATCAACCGGGGGCTGATCAGTTGTAAGCTGGGTAAACACGTCACAATGGTCGGTGGAGTCATCGACGAGGAGACCGGTTTGTTGACCTATAGCATCGGCGGCCATCTGCCGTTGCCTGTGTTGTACACGCCTGACAGTGTTCGTTATCTCGAAGGGCGTGGTCTGCCGGTGGGGCTCTTCAATGAAGCCACCTACGAAGACCACGTGCTTGAGCTGCCGCCGACGTTCAGCCTGACGCTGATGTCCGATGGCATTCTGGATCTTTTGCCAGAACCTACGCTCAAAGAAAAAGAAGCCGCTTTGCCTCAACGGGTGAAGTCGGCGGGCGGCAGCCTGGATGGTCTGCGGCAAGTGTTTGGATTGGCCACGCTAGGGGAGATGCCGGATGATATCGCCCTGTTGGTGTTGAGCAGGAATCTTTAA
- a CDS encoding PilZ domain-containing protein, with translation MSQTSRDYSEKRDFIRMRVDADVVLIHEGDEVSGVCIDLSSSGMQVEAPRLFAVGDRLSVRIDSEHAALSGLEAETEVVWVRAQDGGGQKLGLTILKMK, from the coding sequence ATGAGTCAAACCAGTCGGGACTACAGCGAAAAGCGCGATTTCATCCGCATGCGGGTCGATGCCGATGTCGTGTTGATTCATGAAGGAGATGAGGTTTCAGGGGTGTGCATCGACCTCTCCAGCAGTGGCATGCAGGTCGAAGCACCGCGCCTGTTCGCGGTCGGCGACCGCCTGAGCGTGCGCATCGACTCTGAACATGCCGCACTCAGCGGCCTTGAAGCCGAGACCGAAGTGGTCTGGGTCAGGGCACAGGATGGCGGCGGCCAGAAGCTCGGTCTGACCATTCTTAAAATGAAATAG
- a CDS encoding VacJ family lipoprotein → MRWSYPLAQLSVCAGLLLAPFATQAATEEDPWESVNRPIFQFNDFVDTYALKPLAQGYEFVTPQFLEDGIHNMFRNVGDVTNLANNILQAKPAAAGVDTARLIFNTTFGLLGFFDVGTKMGLNRSDEDFGQTLGYWGVGSGPYVMLPLMGPSTLRDAPSKYVDSYTGMYRYIDHVPTRNSIFGLNIVDTRASLLSSEKLISGDKYTFIRNAYLQNREFKVKDGQVEDDF, encoded by the coding sequence ATGCGCTGGAGCTATCCGCTCGCTCAGCTAAGTGTATGTGCCGGCCTGTTGCTGGCGCCGTTCGCCACTCAGGCCGCAACGGAAGAAGACCCTTGGGAAAGCGTCAATCGCCCGATTTTCCAGTTCAACGACTTTGTTGACACTTACGCGCTGAAGCCACTGGCCCAGGGCTATGAGTTCGTCACGCCGCAGTTCCTTGAAGACGGCATCCACAACATGTTCCGCAACGTCGGTGACGTCACCAACCTTGCCAACAACATCCTGCAAGCCAAACCGGCTGCTGCGGGCGTCGACACCGCTCGCCTGATCTTCAACACCACTTTCGGTCTGCTCGGTTTCTTCGATGTCGGCACCAAAATGGGCCTGAACCGCAGCGACGAAGACTTCGGTCAGACCCTCGGTTACTGGGGCGTGGGCAGCGGTCCGTACGTGATGCTGCCGCTGATGGGGCCGAGCACTTTGCGTGATGCGCCTTCCAAGTACGTCGACAGCTACACCGGTATGTACCGCTACATCGACCACGTGCCTACGCGTAACTCGATCTTCGGTCTGAACATCGTCGACACCCGCGCCAGTCTGCTGTCGAGCGAGAAGTTGATCAGTGGCGACAAGTACACCTTCATCCGCAACGCTTACTTGCAGAATCGCGAGTTCAAGGTGAAGGATGGCCAGGTCGAAGACGATTTTTAA
- a CDS encoding HAD family phosphatase: MTHAETLPVAASSLTAVLFGLSGCLVDFGARARQQAIALPEHAEATTGALDSLHSLQRQQIPCAWLDELPPALAQSLSTSLPAWIKPAQYSATINPWPAPNACWQALMDLNVSSLDGCVLVSGEPRLLQSGLNAGLWTIGLASCGSLCGLAPGEWQALSQKEREQLRGKATMQLFGLGVHSVIDHLGELDTCLADISLRRLKGEKP, from the coding sequence ATGACACACGCCGAAACCTTGCCCGTCGCCGCGTCCAGCCTGACCGCCGTACTGTTTGGACTCAGCGGTTGTCTGGTGGATTTCGGTGCTCGCGCCCGCCAACAGGCGATCGCCCTGCCCGAGCATGCCGAAGCCACAACGGGCGCGCTCGACAGTCTGCACAGTTTGCAGCGCCAGCAGATTCCCTGCGCCTGGCTGGATGAACTGCCCCCTGCCCTCGCCCAATCGTTATCAACCTCGTTACCGGCCTGGATCAAACCCGCGCAATACTCGGCAACAATCAATCCATGGCCTGCGCCGAACGCTTGCTGGCAGGCCCTGATGGACCTGAACGTCAGCAGTCTGGATGGTTGCGTATTGGTCAGCGGTGAGCCGCGTTTGCTGCAATCGGGCCTTAACGCAGGGCTGTGGACCATCGGTCTCGCCTCCTGCGGCTCGCTGTGCGGCCTGGCGCCGGGTGAATGGCAAGCGCTGAGCCAGAAAGAACGCGAACAACTGCGTGGCAAGGCGACGATGCAGTTATTCGGCCTCGGCGTGCACTCGGTGATCGATCATCTGGGCGAACTCGACACTTGCCTCGCCGACATCAGCCTGCGCCGCCTCAAAGGCGAAAAGCCCTGA
- a CDS encoding DUF4404 family protein encodes MPAQELQKQLNALREQLEQNPPLSEVEREDLRVLMAQIESEIQLENATQDASIADGVNLAVERFEVEHPAIAGTLRNIVNALGSMGI; translated from the coding sequence ATGCCCGCCCAAGAACTGCAAAAACAGCTGAATGCCCTGCGCGAGCAACTGGAGCAGAATCCGCCGCTGTCGGAAGTCGAACGTGAAGACCTGCGTGTGCTGATGGCGCAAATTGAGTCCGAAATTCAACTGGAAAATGCCACTCAAGACGCCAGCATCGCCGATGGCGTGAATCTGGCGGTTGAACGCTTCGAAGTCGAACACCCAGCGATTGCCGGCACCCTGCGCAACATCGTCAATGCGCTGGGCAGCATGGGGATCTGA
- the queF gene encoding NADPH-dependent 7-cyano-7-deazaguanine reductase QueF (Catalyzes the NADPH-dependent reduction of 7-cyano-7-deazaguanine (preQ0) to 7-aminomethyl-7-deazaguanine (preQ1) in queuosine biosynthesis), translating to MHPAAEHSPLGKSSEYIATYTPSLLFPIPRTAKWAELGLTADTLPYKGVDFWNCFELSWLLPSGKPVVAIGEFSIPADSPNIIESKSFKLYLNSLNQTAFADVAALEATLIKDLSAAAGKPVGVRVRSLKDVEAEGVVALPGVCIDDLDISVSNYEHPRPELLRCDESRVVEESVHSHLLKSNCPVTSQPDWGTVVVEYRGAALDHASLLEYIVSFRQHSDFHEQCVERIFLDLQRLLKPEKLTVFARYVRRGGLDINPYRSTESVQLPNHRLVRQ from the coding sequence ATGCATCCCGCAGCCGAACATTCGCCGCTGGGCAAATCCAGCGAATACATCGCCACGTACACGCCGTCCCTGCTATTCCCGATTCCGCGCACCGCGAAATGGGCCGAGCTGGGTCTGACCGCCGACACTCTGCCGTATAAAGGTGTGGATTTCTGGAACTGCTTCGAGCTGTCGTGGCTGTTGCCGTCGGGTAAGCCGGTGGTGGCGATCGGCGAGTTCAGCATTCCGGCGGATTCGCCGAACATCATCGAGTCGAAGTCGTTCAAGCTGTACCTGAACTCGCTGAACCAGACGGCGTTTGCCGACGTTGCCGCACTGGAAGCGACGCTGATCAAGGATTTGTCGGCCGCCGCCGGCAAACCGGTCGGCGTGCGGGTTCGCAGTCTGAAGGACGTTGAAGCAGAAGGCGTTGTGGCGTTGCCAGGCGTGTGCATCGATGATCTGGATATCAGCGTCAGCAACTATGAGCATCCGCGCCCGGAACTGCTGCGTTGCGATGAATCGCGGGTTGTTGAAGAGAGCGTGCACAGCCATCTGCTCAAATCCAACTGCCCGGTGACCAGTCAGCCGGACTGGGGCACGGTAGTGGTGGAGTATCGTGGCGCGGCGCTGGATCATGCGAGTCTGCTCGAATACATCGTCAGCTTCCGCCAGCATTCGGACTTCCATGAGCAGTGTGTGGAGCGGATTTTCCTCGATCTGCAGCGTTTGTTGAAACCCGAGAAACTGACCGTATTCGCACGTTACGTGCGTCGCGGCGGTCTGGATATCAACCCGTATCGCAGCACTGAAAGCGTACAGTTGCCGAATCACCGGCTGGTGCGTCAATAA
- a CDS encoding cupredoxin family protein, whose protein sequence is MFLRKSVILAACLLALSSPVWAAPAHTYDFGQPAPAAKATRSIEVVLNDMSFDPKAIQVKAGETVRFVLVNKGQLLHEFNLGDAAMHARHQQEMLQMQQSGMLTPTGMKEMSHDMAGMDHAAMGHGMKHDDPNSVLVEPGKTAELTWTFSKATSLEFACNIPGHYQAGMVGKLTVSQ, encoded by the coding sequence ATGTTTTTACGTAAATCCGTGATATTGGCCGCCTGTCTGCTGGCGCTGAGTTCGCCGGTATGGGCGGCACCCGCGCACACCTACGACTTCGGCCAGCCAGCGCCTGCCGCCAAAGCCACGCGCAGCATTGAAGTGGTGCTGAACGACATGTCGTTCGACCCCAAGGCGATTCAGGTCAAGGCCGGTGAGACGGTTCGTTTTGTGCTGGTGAATAAAGGCCAGCTGCTGCACGAATTCAACCTCGGCGATGCAGCGATGCACGCCAGACACCAGCAGGAAATGTTGCAGATGCAACAAAGCGGCATGCTCACGCCTACCGGCATGAAGGAAATGTCCCACGATATGGCCGGCATGGATCACGCAGCGATGGGCCACGGCATGAAGCACGACGACCCGAACAGTGTGCTGGTCGAACCGGGCAAGACTGCCGAACTGACCTGGACCTTCAGCAAGGCCACCAGTCTGGAATTTGCCTGCAATATTCCCGGGCATTATCAGGCGGGCATGGTCGGCAAACTGACTGTCAGTCAGTAA
- a CDS encoding heavy metal response regulator transcription factor, whose amino-acid sequence MKLLIVEDQAKTGQYLRQGLTEAGFNTELVADGNSGQQMALSGDYALLILDVMLPGCSGWQILQAVRSAGLDTPVLFLTAKDAVEDRVHGLELGADDYLVKPFAFSELLARVRSLLRRGSATAQETSLQLADLRLDLIRRRVERSGQRIDLTAKEFALLEMLLRRQGEVLPKSLIASQVWDMNFDSDTNVIEVAIRRLRLKIDDEFPNKLIHTVRGMGYVLEERGA is encoded by the coding sequence ATGAAACTGTTGATCGTCGAAGACCAAGCGAAAACCGGCCAATACCTGCGCCAGGGCCTGACCGAGGCCGGGTTCAATACGGAACTGGTGGCCGATGGCAACAGCGGTCAGCAAATGGCTTTGAGCGGTGATTACGCGTTGCTGATCCTCGATGTGATGCTGCCGGGGTGCAGCGGCTGGCAGATTTTGCAAGCGGTGCGCAGCGCCGGGCTGGATACGCCGGTACTTTTTCTGACGGCCAAAGACGCCGTAGAGGACAGAGTGCATGGCCTCGAACTGGGTGCCGACGATTACCTGGTCAAACCGTTCGCCTTCTCCGAACTGCTCGCGCGGGTGCGCAGCCTGTTGCGTCGCGGCAGTGCCACAGCGCAGGAAACCAGTCTGCAACTGGCCGACCTGCGTCTGGATCTGATCCGCCGCCGGGTCGAGCGCAGCGGCCAGCGCATCGACCTGACCGCCAAGGAATTCGCGCTGCTGGAAATGCTTCTGCGTCGCCAAGGCGAAGTGTTGCCGAAATCGCTGATCGCATCACAGGTCTGGGACATGAATTTCGACAGCGACACCAATGTCATCGAAGTGGCGATCCGCCGATTGCGCCTGAAGATCGACGACGAATTCCCCAACAAACTGATCCACACCGTGCGCGGCATGGGTTATGTGCTCGAAGAGCGTGGCGCCTGA